One window of the Natrinema sp. CBA1119 genome contains the following:
- a CDS encoding NAD(P)/FAD-dependent oxidoreductase gives MMQIGIVGAGAAAAAAAHTIDGTPTETEITVLEKSRGLGGRAATRRRDDVVYEYGANYVTSDDERVVELLTETLDTEGLVDVTDPIWTFGRAGTVSPGDDRDDHKWTYRQGLTQIAKRLFARTDASVHRETRVETLIREPDGGDESWWLEDASGARWGPFDAVLLNPPAPQTADLLRSADWAGDTDVLESLADAVDAVPFRTIWTGIFHYPFELERPYYALVNTDKAHEIGWVAREECKPGHVPDGESVLIVQANHEWSVDRYDERPAENCERLAAMTADLVGDDRLCEPDWTDFQGWRNALPEAGVPGEALDRAEREGLYCLGDWVAGEARLHAALRNGLAVGDRVADAG, from the coding sequence GTGATGCAAATCGGGATCGTCGGTGCCGGGGCAGCCGCCGCGGCCGCGGCCCACACCATCGACGGAACGCCGACCGAGACGGAGATTACGGTCCTCGAGAAGTCCCGCGGACTCGGCGGGCGGGCTGCGACGAGGCGTCGCGACGACGTCGTCTACGAGTACGGCGCGAACTACGTTACCTCGGACGATGAGCGGGTGGTCGAACTACTGACGGAGACGCTCGATACCGAGGGACTGGTGGACGTGACCGACCCGATCTGGACGTTCGGTCGCGCGGGGACGGTATCACCGGGAGACGACCGCGACGATCACAAGTGGACCTACCGACAGGGGCTGACCCAGATCGCGAAGCGACTCTTCGCCCGCACCGACGCGAGCGTCCACCGGGAGACGCGAGTGGAAACGCTGATTCGTGAACCCGACGGCGGGGACGAGAGCTGGTGGCTCGAGGACGCGTCCGGAGCCCGCTGGGGTCCCTTCGACGCCGTGCTCCTGAATCCGCCGGCACCCCAGACGGCCGACCTACTGCGGTCGGCCGACTGGGCCGGTGACACCGACGTGTTGGAATCGCTCGCAGACGCCGTCGACGCGGTCCCCTTCCGGACGATCTGGACCGGGATCTTCCACTATCCGTTCGAACTCGAGCGCCCCTACTACGCGCTGGTCAACACGGACAAGGCCCACGAGATCGGGTGGGTCGCCCGCGAGGAGTGCAAACCCGGCCACGTCCCCGACGGCGAGTCGGTGCTGATCGTTCAGGCTAACCACGAGTGGTCGGTCGACCGCTACGACGAACGCCCAGCGGAGAACTGCGAGCGACTCGCGGCGATGACCGCTGACCTCGTCGGGGACGATCGCCTGTGCGAACCCGACTGGACCGACTTTCAGGGATGGCGGAACGCGCTCCCGGAGGCCGGCGTCCCCGGCGAAGCGCTGGACCGCGCCGAGCGCGAGGGGCTGTACTGTCTCGGCGACTGGGTCGCCGGCGAGGCCCGACTCCACGCGGCGCTTCGCAATGGGCTCGCGGTCGGCGATCGAGTCGCCGACGCCGGGTGA
- the trkA gene encoding Trk system potassium transporter TrkA — MRVIIVGAGQVGSNIAASLDDEHDVVVVDTDPDRVESVTYSHDVLAIQGDGTAIGTLEEAGIEEAGLVIASTDIDETNIVICGAAKAVAEPFTIARVTKTNLLRTWEQSMGAFGVDFMVCTDLQTAETIVRIAGLPGAHDVETFADGLVQMAEFEVGPDSPIAGETVSEADRFESLTFAALLRDDDIIVPHGETVIEAGDAAVVIGSVENVREFAGTLTPEPGLEDAEEIVIVGGTEIGYQTARLFEAEGLEPRLVERDPERARELAEKLPRTLVLQSDATDIDFLVREHVDESDIVVAAVEGDERNLLISLLAKRIGVERTIGIVEAGEYVDLFETVGIDVGVNPRLVTAEEITRFTRKRQTENVAMLESDRAEVLEIEVGSESVLAGARIRDAMAGLPDGIVIGAITRDGELITPRGETRVESGDHVVVFVDTAVLNEATSAL, encoded by the coding sequence GTGCGAGTGATCATCGTCGGTGCGGGCCAAGTCGGCTCGAACATCGCTGCCAGCCTCGACGACGAGCACGATGTCGTCGTGGTCGACACGGATCCCGATCGGGTCGAGTCGGTCACCTACTCTCACGATGTGCTGGCGATCCAGGGCGACGGGACCGCCATCGGGACGCTCGAGGAGGCCGGCATCGAGGAGGCAGGTCTGGTCATCGCGAGCACCGACATCGACGAAACGAACATCGTCATCTGTGGGGCGGCGAAGGCCGTCGCCGAGCCGTTCACGATCGCTCGCGTCACGAAGACGAATCTGTTGCGGACGTGGGAGCAATCCATGGGGGCGTTCGGCGTCGATTTCATGGTTTGTACGGATCTCCAGACCGCAGAGACGATCGTCCGGATCGCCGGCTTGCCTGGCGCTCATGACGTGGAGACGTTCGCCGACGGCCTCGTCCAGATGGCGGAGTTCGAAGTCGGTCCAGACAGTCCGATTGCCGGTGAGACGGTCTCCGAGGCCGACCGCTTCGAGTCGCTGACCTTCGCGGCGCTGTTGCGCGACGACGACATCATCGTCCCACACGGTGAGACGGTCATCGAGGCTGGCGACGCCGCCGTCGTCATCGGTTCCGTTGAGAACGTCCGCGAGTTTGCGGGCACCCTGACGCCGGAACCGGGCCTCGAGGACGCCGAAGAGATCGTTATCGTCGGCGGCACCGAGATCGGCTACCAGACGGCGCGGCTCTTCGAGGCCGAAGGGCTCGAGCCGCGGCTCGTCGAACGGGATCCCGAACGGGCACGGGAGCTGGCCGAGAAACTGCCGAGGACGCTGGTACTGCAAAGCGACGCGACGGACATCGACTTCCTCGTCCGCGAACACGTCGATGAGTCCGACATCGTCGTTGCTGCGGTCGAGGGCGACGAGAGGAACCTGCTGATCTCACTGCTCGCGAAACGGATCGGCGTCGAGCGAACCATCGGCATCGTCGAGGCCGGCGAGTACGTCGACCTCTTCGAGACCGTTGGTATCGACGTCGGGGTCAACCCGCGGCTCGTCACCGCCGAGGAAATCACCCGCTTTACCCGCAAGCGACAGACCGAGAACGTCGCCATGCTCGAGTCCGACCGCGCCGAGGTCCTCGAGATCGAGGTCGGTTCCGAGAGCGTGCTCGCCGGAGCGCGGATCCGCGACGCGATGGCCGGCCTCCCCGACGGGATCGTCATCGGGGCGATCACCCGCGACGGGGAGTTGATTACCCCGCGGGGGGAGACCAGAGTCGAGAGCGGCGATCACGTGGTCGTCTTCGTCGATACTGCGGTACTGAACGAGGCCACTTCGGCCCTGTAA
- a CDS encoding small ribosomal subunit Rsm22 family protein yields MSDHRDAVRSNAKYLRNVRPIDPEEICEYVEGAPHPAVVRQLLREEAADLGLLERDDGLFVPVDDEPVQPLGGPIERLPADYERRLEDLLADRYGPNWEGGASGDLLRSTIRRFKASYLDGRPVEYDDDVAAGYAIYHLPAYYAAVQYALDDLAERGLLGRKLRVLDIGAGVGGPALGLCDYLPDDSLLEYHAIEPSAAADVLEELLAETGRNVHTTIHRTTAEAFDPSEAVNGGGSGDGFDPTAPDDGFDLVLACNVLSELEDPAEVTRSFLETLAPEGALLAMAPADKNTSVGLREVERDLEGERLWDRAAVDIDASGDSDSAAYRRGAVTVYGPAVRLWPGETPSDRGWSFDVRPDLAVPDFQRRLDEAAPADDDDHAPGEFVNVDVQFSYSLLRLDGRRRIDMALETNKWAKMAEMGRHVTNRIDIVAAKLSRSLSGDGDGNGGRGGRSNPLFKISDGSEAVDHYAVVTNETSLNRPLLEADYGEVCTFERILALWNDDEEAYNLVVDEETVVDRIG; encoded by the coding sequence GTGAGCGACCATCGAGACGCCGTTCGATCGAACGCGAAGTATCTGCGCAACGTCCGGCCGATCGACCCCGAGGAGATCTGCGAGTACGTCGAGGGGGCGCCCCATCCGGCAGTGGTCAGACAACTCCTCCGCGAGGAGGCCGCCGACCTCGGACTCCTCGAGCGGGACGACGGGCTGTTCGTTCCGGTCGACGACGAGCCGGTTCAGCCCCTGGGGGGACCGATCGAACGGCTTCCAGCCGACTACGAACGCCGGCTCGAGGACCTGCTCGCCGATCGGTATGGCCCGAACTGGGAGGGCGGCGCGTCGGGGGACCTGCTCCGCTCGACGATCCGTCGGTTCAAAGCGAGCTACCTCGACGGGCGACCGGTCGAGTACGACGACGACGTGGCCGCGGGGTACGCGATCTACCACCTTCCGGCCTATTACGCGGCGGTGCAGTACGCGCTCGACGATCTCGCGGAACGGGGGCTACTGGGCCGGAAGCTTCGGGTCCTCGATATCGGCGCTGGCGTCGGCGGCCCCGCGCTCGGCCTCTGTGACTACCTCCCCGACGATTCCCTGCTCGAGTATCACGCGATCGAGCCGAGCGCGGCCGCGGACGTGCTCGAGGAACTGCTCGCGGAGACGGGGCGGAACGTCCACACGACGATTCACCGGACCACCGCGGAGGCGTTCGATCCGAGCGAGGCCGTGAACGGTGGCGGTTCCGGCGATGGGTTCGATCCCACCGCACCGGACGACGGCTTCGATCTCGTCCTCGCCTGCAACGTCCTGAGCGAACTCGAGGATCCCGCCGAAGTCACGCGATCGTTCCTCGAGACGCTCGCGCCGGAGGGGGCGCTGCTCGCGATGGCGCCTGCGGACAAGAACACCAGCGTGGGACTGCGCGAGGTGGAACGGGACCTCGAGGGTGAGCGTCTCTGGGACCGAGCGGCCGTAGACATCGACGCGTCTGGCGATTCCGACTCGGCAGCCTATCGTCGCGGAGCGGTGACCGTTTACGGTCCCGCCGTCAGGCTCTGGCCCGGTGAAACCCCGTCGGACCGGGGCTGGTCGTTCGACGTCCGCCCGGATCTCGCCGTTCCGGACTTCCAGCGGCGTCTCGACGAGGCCGCGCCGGCCGACGACGACGATCACGCACCCGGCGAGTTCGTCAACGTCGACGTCCAGTTTTCCTACTCGCTCCTGCGCCTCGACGGTCGTCGACGGATCGATATGGCGCTCGAGACGAACAAGTGGGCGAAGATGGCCGAGATGGGACGCCACGTCACGAACCGGATCGATATCGTGGCGGCGAAGCTTAGCCGGTCGTTAAGCGGGGACGGCGACGGGAACGGCGGCCGCGGCGGCCGGTCGAATCCGCTGTTCAAGATCAGCGACGGCAGCGAAGCCGTCGATCACTACGCCGTCGTGACGAACGAAACGTCGCTCAACAGACCGCTACTCGAGGCCGACTATGGCGAGGTCTGCACGTTCGAACGCATCCTCGCGCTCTGGAACGACGACGAGGAAGCCTACAATCTGGTCGTCGACGAGGAGACGGTCGTCGATCGAATCGGCTGA
- a CDS encoding SRPBCC family protein, producing MDRILLSTLAHRSPEEVFPYVQSFADYPRYTDHLKEVRVNGDGGVGSVYDLKLAWWKLSYTARSRVTDISAPESIAWELINDLDARGEWRVEPEAESAPTDVETASRIYFEAVYDPHSADENAISLPRLVSLDWVVRTVEPKLLAEAETVVERLVADIEGRPRDVELTVHEMP from the coding sequence GTGGACAGGATTCTCCTCAGTACGCTCGCCCATCGGTCGCCCGAGGAGGTGTTTCCGTACGTACAGTCGTTTGCCGACTACCCGCGGTACACGGACCACCTGAAGGAGGTTCGCGTCAACGGGGACGGGGGTGTCGGCTCCGTCTACGACCTCAAACTGGCGTGGTGGAAGCTCAGCTACACCGCCCGCTCGAGGGTGACCGATATTTCCGCGCCCGAGTCGATCGCGTGGGAACTGATCAACGATCTCGACGCTCGCGGCGAGTGGCGCGTTGAACCGGAGGCCGAATCCGCGCCGACGGACGTGGAGACGGCGAGCCGGATCTACTTCGAGGCCGTCTACGATCCCCACTCGGCGGACGAGAACGCGATCTCGTTACCGCGGCTCGTCTCGCTGGACTGGGTCGTTCGGACGGTGGAACCCAAACTGCTCGCCGAGGCCGAGACCGTCGTCGAGCGGCTGGTCGCGGACATCGAGGGGCGGCCGCGGGACGTGGAGTTGACGGTTCACGAAATGCCGTAG
- a CDS encoding prephenate dehydrogenase/arogenate dehydrogenase family protein: MDVLIVGAGSMGTWFGDGIDARVTFADLDRDAAATAAETVGGDVTDLEGETTFDVVCLAVPMAYVTDAIAAQADRAERAIVDVSGVMEPAITAMERHAPELERVSLHPLFAPERAPGSIAVVRARSGPVTDELLTALEQRGNELLETTAVEHDEAMETVQAATHAAVLSFALVAESVPDGFETPIYEELRRLARQMTAGTPRVYADIQDTFDGADAVADAAAEIAAAGPEELEALYREAAANWHDERDERDEHDEGDERDERRDTGGNTT, from the coding sequence ATGGACGTACTGATCGTCGGCGCGGGGTCGATGGGGACGTGGTTCGGGGACGGGATCGACGCCCGGGTCACGTTCGCCGATCTCGACCGAGACGCGGCGGCGACCGCGGCCGAGACGGTCGGAGGGGATGTCACCGACCTCGAGGGGGAGACGACGTTCGACGTCGTCTGTCTCGCGGTGCCGATGGCCTACGTGACCGATGCGATCGCCGCGCAGGCCGACCGCGCCGAGCGAGCGATCGTCGATGTGTCGGGTGTGATGGAGCCCGCGATCACGGCGATGGAACGTCACGCTCCGGAGCTGGAACGCGTGAGCCTGCACCCGCTGTTCGCACCCGAGCGGGCACCCGGCTCGATCGCCGTCGTCCGGGCTCGCTCGGGGCCGGTAACCGACGAGCTACTTACGGCCCTCGAACAACGGGGGAACGAACTGCTCGAGACGACGGCCGTGGAACACGACGAGGCTATGGAAACCGTCCAGGCGGCGACCCACGCCGCGGTTCTCTCTTTCGCCCTCGTGGCGGAGTCGGTCCCCGACGGGTTCGAAACGCCGATCTACGAGGAGTTGCGGCGACTCGCCCGCCAGATGACCGCGGGCACGCCGCGTGTCTACGCCGATATTCAGGACACGTTCGACGGCGCGGATGCCGTCGCCGACGCCGCCGCCGAAATCGCCGCTGCCGGACCCGAGGAGCTCGAGGCGCTGTATCGGGAGGCGGCCGCGAACTGGCACGACGAACGCGACGAACGCGACGAACACGACGAAGGTGACGAACGCGACGAACGACGCGATACCGGAGGGAACACCACGTGA
- the surE gene encoding 5'/3'-nucleotidase SurE, which yields MSDDLEILLTNDDGIDSTGIRALYDALSEHANVTVVAPADDRSACGRSLSHEVEVDDHELGYAVYGTPADCVVAGLAELGPFPDLVVAGCNKGANLGEYVLGRSGTISAAVEAAFFDVPAIATSLYVPVDDTPFAETEVSDDDYAEATRVTSYLAERALEAGVFDHAAYLNVNVPLPDGEPAPIDVTRPSKRYEMDAERDGAHVTLHDRVWEDMTPDGLPDPEGTDRRAVVEGRISVSPLTAPHSTNHHEALDALADTYSSL from the coding sequence ATGAGCGACGACCTCGAGATCCTGTTGACCAACGACGACGGGATCGACAGCACCGGTATCAGGGCGCTGTACGACGCCCTCTCCGAGCACGCCAACGTGACCGTCGTCGCGCCGGCCGACGACCGAAGCGCCTGCGGCCGGTCGCTTTCCCACGAAGTCGAGGTCGACGACCACGAACTGGGCTATGCGGTCTACGGGACCCCTGCTGACTGCGTCGTCGCCGGCCTCGCCGAACTCGGCCCGTTTCCGGACCTCGTCGTCGCCGGCTGTAACAAGGGAGCGAACCTCGGCGAGTACGTCCTCGGTCGTTCGGGAACGATCAGTGCGGCCGTCGAGGCCGCCTTCTTCGACGTCCCCGCGATCGCGACCTCGCTGTACGTCCCCGTCGACGACACGCCGTTCGCGGAGACCGAGGTATCCGACGACGACTACGCCGAAGCGACCCGCGTCACGAGCTATCTCGCCGAGCGCGCGCTCGAGGCCGGCGTCTTCGACCACGCCGCCTATCTCAACGTCAACGTTCCGCTGCCGGACGGCGAACCCGCCCCGATCGATGTCACGCGCCCCTCGAAACGCTACGAGATGGACGCCGAACGCGACGGCGCACACGTTACCCTTCACGACCGCGTCTGGGAGGACATGACCCCCGACGGGCTTCCCGATCCCGAGGGCACCGACCGCCGCGCGGTCGTCGAGGGCCGTATCAGCGTCTCGCCGCTGACCGCGCCTCACTCGACGAACCACCACGAGGCGCTCGACGCGCTCGCTGACACCTACAGCAGTCTCTGA
- a CDS encoding carboxypeptidase regulatory-like domain-containing protein: MSRNTQQHGTKTRSIQRSVQVLLTISGIVFLLAGLVLAASGASVSSAIGSVTDRFDDSSQPADDIDSSDGDAADAGSGNETDDTDGSDGDTGDSGDGDTDSGDSDTGDGGDDSDGDGDSDDGNTDGDDSDGGDNGDSNDGDDRTHALTVSVIDQDGNAIDGADVSLDDASSDEKTTGGDGEVEWEVEDGTYSVTANTDGYQSAEDSVEIDGDDESIELTLEEEDDSSDDGDGSDGDESSDDSSTVTFIVQDQNGDTLDNATVALERETFGDVRGKEEKTVDQNGEVDFERENGEYSLTVTVDGNESEEQTVEFDGDDTMRLEYEIADN, from the coding sequence ATGAGCCGCAACACCCAACAACACGGCACGAAGACCCGATCGATTCAGCGCAGCGTCCAGGTTTTACTCACTATCAGTGGCATCGTCTTCCTCCTGGCCGGACTGGTACTCGCTGCGAGCGGGGCATCCGTCAGCAGCGCCATCGGATCGGTCACCGACCGATTTGACGACTCGAGCCAACCGGCCGACGATATCGACTCGTCGGACGGCGACGCCGCGGACGCTGGCAGTGGGAACGAAACCGATGATACCGACGGCAGTGACGGCGATACCGGCGATAGTGGTGATGGCGATACCGACAGTGGTGACAGCGATACCGGCGACGGTGGGGACGACAGCGACGGCGATGGCGATAGTGATGATGGCAATACTGACGGCGATGACAGCGACGGTGGTGACAACGGAGATAGTAACGACGGCGACGACAGAACACACGCGTTGACAGTGTCCGTGATAGACCAAGACGGTAACGCGATCGACGGGGCCGACGTGAGCCTCGATGACGCCTCCAGCGACGAGAAAACGACCGGCGGAGACGGCGAGGTCGAGTGGGAGGTCGAGGACGGCACCTACAGCGTCACCGCGAACACGGACGGATACCAGTCCGCTGAAGACAGCGTCGAGATCGACGGCGACGACGAATCGATCGAGCTGACGCTCGAGGAAGAAGACGACAGCTCGGACGATGGCGACGGCTCGGACGGTGACGAGTCGAGCGACGATAGTAGCACGGTGACGTTCATCGTGCAAGACCAGAACGGCGACACGCTCGACAATGCGACCGTTGCGCTCGAGCGGGAAACGTTTGGAGACGTTCGAGGGAAAGAGGAGAAAACCGTCGACCAGAACGGCGAGGTCGACTTCGAGCGCGAGAACGGCGAGTATTCGTTGACCGTGACTGTGGACGGGAACGAGTCGGAGGAACAGACAGTCGAGTTCGATGGTGACGACACAATGCGGTTGGAATACGAGATAGCTGACAACTAG
- a CDS encoding M48 family metalloprotease, translating to MTMLVGAAFVLVLAVGPFLGFRAYARRVEAMDEPIEDRLHRLNRVQQVGGFGLPVVAVLVGYTLGLIDRSTAAVETGGVELFGIAILEFAVLILVIFGIVTVPIVSMALGTYPAVRSLRETSASMWRVAKGVLTVMAVAVGSAMIGVGGFLAVISVVGSSTLVLVATLGAIVFASFGLSPYLIVVFRDRVPLEGQRRERVERLCTELGYRPRGLFVLEGESTKTANALVAGTVPGLRYVFLTDYLLAECDDDELRAILAHEFGHVAGRHLWQRGLLTVAVFGAWILVVQRFGLGGLEERYGFVGFFVPFMALYALYHVVLLGGLARWQEFRADAYAAREAGREAISKALETLADANDTRREAGLLYSLATQHPPIADRIDALRGDSEGEGVRATPSD from the coding sequence ATGACTATGCTCGTCGGTGCCGCATTCGTCCTCGTCCTCGCAGTCGGGCCGTTCCTCGGGTTTCGGGCATACGCCCGCCGCGTCGAGGCGATGGACGAACCGATCGAAGACCGCTTGCACCGACTCAATCGAGTTCAGCAGGTCGGCGGATTCGGACTGCCGGTCGTCGCCGTTCTGGTCGGCTACACTCTCGGGCTGATAGACCGATCGACTGCCGCCGTCGAAACGGGCGGCGTCGAACTGTTCGGCATCGCGATCCTCGAGTTCGCAGTCCTCATCCTGGTTATCTTCGGAATCGTCACCGTCCCGATCGTGTCGATGGCGCTCGGCACCTACCCCGCGGTTCGATCGCTGCGGGAGACGTCGGCATCGATGTGGCGGGTCGCGAAAGGTGTGCTCACCGTGATGGCGGTCGCCGTCGGCTCGGCCATGATCGGGGTCGGGGGCTTCCTCGCGGTCATTTCGGTCGTCGGGTCGTCGACCCTCGTGCTCGTCGCCACCCTCGGTGCGATCGTCTTCGCCAGCTTCGGTCTCTCGCCGTATCTGATCGTGGTTTTTCGGGATCGCGTCCCGCTCGAGGGGCAGCGCCGCGAGCGCGTCGAACGGCTCTGTACGGAGTTGGGCTACAGACCCCGCGGACTCTTCGTGCTCGAGGGCGAGTCCACCAAGACCGCGAACGCGCTCGTCGCGGGCACGGTCCCCGGCCTGCGATACGTCTTCCTGACCGACTACCTGCTCGCGGAGTGCGACGACGACGAACTGCGCGCGATCCTCGCTCACGAGTTCGGCCACGTCGCCGGCCGCCACCTCTGGCAGCGCGGCCTGCTGACGGTCGCCGTCTTCGGTGCCTGGATCCTCGTCGTCCAGCGGTTCGGACTCGGCGGGCTCGAGGAGCGCTATGGTTTCGTCGGCTTCTTCGTGCCGTTCATGGCGCTGTACGCGCTTTACCACGTCGTCTTGCTGGGCGGGCTCGCGCGCTGGCAGGAGTTCCGTGCGGACGCGTACGCGGCCCGGGAAGCCGGTCGCGAGGCGATCAGCAAGGCCCTCGAGACGCTGGCCGACGCGAACGACACTCGCCGCGAGGCGGGCCTGCTCTACAGCCTCGCGACCCAGCACCCGCCGATCGCCGACCGAATCGATGCGCTTCGGGGCGACTCCGAGGGGGAGGGAGTGCGGGCGACGCCGAGCGATTGA
- a CDS encoding helix-turn-helix domain-containing protein: MVSNPQIGVGAQLASIHSAVSIGTGPASTHHQGAYAIPSRAIVPGAGDHPDGPLSAIQLLRVSSFWETALIAVLFLLISALIGIRMGDVLSKRELEMSSLPFVVNAAGNTDESVHTHADDHWASESYLSPETPPKLLSDEGKVVRLLVANDGRIRQHQIADETGWSKSKVSRICSQMHADGTIEKQSVGRENVIVFSEPLPDDETRSTEIGNPHP; this comes from the coding sequence ATGGTGTCCAATCCCCAGATCGGAGTCGGAGCCCAGCTCGCATCGATTCACAGCGCCGTCTCGATCGGAACGGGTCCGGCTTCGACTCACCACCAGGGTGCCTACGCGATTCCCTCGAGGGCGATTGTCCCCGGGGCTGGCGATCACCCCGATGGACCGTTGTCCGCGATACAACTGCTTCGCGTGTCGTCGTTCTGGGAAACGGCCCTGATCGCGGTTCTATTCCTGCTGATCAGCGCACTCATCGGGATTCGAATGGGCGACGTGCTGTCGAAACGCGAACTCGAGATGTCGTCGCTCCCGTTCGTCGTGAACGCAGCGGGTAACACGGACGAATCAGTCCACACGCATGCGGACGATCACTGGGCGTCCGAATCGTATCTGTCGCCCGAAACGCCGCCGAAGCTCCTGAGCGACGAGGGCAAGGTCGTCCGGCTGCTCGTCGCAAACGACGGTCGCATTCGCCAGCACCAGATCGCGGACGAAACGGGCTGGTCGAAGTCAAAAGTCAGCAGGATCTGCTCGCAGATGCACGCTGACGGGACGATCGAAAAGCAATCGGTCGGTCGAGAGAACGTCATCGTCTTCTCCGAACCACTGCCCGACGACGAGACGCGGTCTACTGAGATTGGGAACCCACACCCGTAA
- the glmS gene encoding glutamine--fructose-6-phosphate transaminase (isomerizing) — MCGIIARIGHGNAAESLLTGLENLEYRGYDSAGIAVQNGSGVKVHKCSGEVSRLKSSLNGQPHGNMGIGHTRWSTHGPPTDENAHPHTDTAGDVAVVHNGVIDNYDELKAELRAKGHEFDSDTDSEVIPHLIDEYREETGDTEQAVRRAVDTLEGSYAIAAIVDGEEAVYAARKGSPLVLGLDDEEWYLASDVPAFLEHTDEVIYLEDGDIVVLDPDSYQISDLDGTPIERSTDTVDWDPEDAGKGEYDHYMLKEINNQPTSLANTIEGRIEDGDVAFESLPPGSFADIDTVQFVACGTSYHAAMYGAQLVREAGLRTEVLRASEYGSTSGPVDENTLVIAVTQSGETADTLDAVRKAAERGARSLAVTNVVGSTAAREADDAVYIRAGPEVGVAATKTYSSQAVTLALLTQRIAADVPEGTPADDRAGMLEALKDLPEHVEAVLETSQAEALAQDVFDSKSYFFIGHGLGHSVALEGALKFKEITYEHAEGFAAGQLKHGPLALVTDETPVFAVSTGSDSDSKTKTNAIEAQSRGAPIVAVGPDDQSLVDVADDHLSVPDTHPVWAGLLANVQLQLLSYYAARQLDRPIDKPRNLAKSVTVE; from the coding sequence ATGTGCGGTATTATCGCGCGGATCGGTCACGGAAACGCGGCGGAGTCGCTCCTCACGGGGCTCGAGAACCTCGAGTACAGGGGATACGACTCGGCGGGGATCGCCGTCCAGAACGGCTCCGGGGTCAAGGTCCACAAGTGTTCAGGTGAGGTGTCCCGCCTCAAATCGAGCCTGAACGGACAACCGCACGGAAACATGGGGATCGGCCACACCCGATGGAGCACCCACGGGCCGCCGACCGACGAAAACGCCCATCCGCATACGGATACGGCGGGTGACGTCGCGGTCGTCCACAACGGGGTCATCGATAACTACGACGAACTCAAGGCTGAACTCCGGGCGAAGGGCCACGAGTTCGACAGCGACACCGACTCGGAGGTCATCCCGCACCTCATCGACGAATACCGAGAGGAAACCGGTGACACCGAACAGGCGGTCCGCCGGGCCGTCGACACGCTCGAGGGGAGCTACGCGATCGCCGCGATCGTCGACGGCGAGGAAGCGGTCTACGCCGCACGGAAGGGCTCGCCGCTCGTCCTTGGCCTCGACGACGAGGAGTGGTACCTCGCGAGCGACGTGCCGGCGTTTCTCGAACACACCGACGAGGTGATCTACCTCGAGGACGGCGATATCGTGGTTCTCGACCCGGACTCCTACCAGATTTCCGATCTCGACGGCACCCCGATCGAGCGATCGACCGACACCGTCGACTGGGATCCGGAGGACGCGGGCAAAGGCGAGTACGACCATTACATGCTCAAGGAGATCAACAACCAGCCGACCTCCCTCGCCAATACGATCGAGGGACGGATCGAAGACGGCGACGTCGCCTTCGAGAGTCTCCCGCCCGGCTCGTTCGCCGATATCGACACCGTCCAGTTCGTCGCCTGCGGGACGTCCTATCACGCGGCGATGTACGGCGCACAGCTAGTGCGAGAGGCCGGCCTCCGAACCGAGGTGCTCCGCGCGAGCGAGTACGGGTCCACGTCCGGGCCGGTCGACGAGAACACGCTCGTCATCGCGGTCACCCAGAGCGGCGAGACCGCCGACACCCTCGATGCGGTCCGGAAAGCGGCCGAGCGCGGTGCTCGGTCGCTCGCCGTCACGAACGTCGTCGGTTCGACAGCCGCGCGCGAAGCCGACGATGCGGTCTACATCCGCGCCGGCCCGGAAGTCGGCGTCGCAGCGACGAAGACGTACTCCTCGCAGGCGGTCACGCTCGCGCTGCTCACCCAGCGAATCGCGGCGGACGTCCCGGAGGGGACTCCCGCCGACGATCGAGCGGGGATGCTCGAGGCGCTCAAGGACCTCCCGGAACACGTCGAGGCCGTCCTGGAGACGAGTCAGGCGGAAGCGCTCGCCCAAGACGTGTTCGATAGCAAGTCGTACTTCTTTATCGGTCACGGACTCGGCCACTCGGTGGCCCTCGAGGGCGCGTTGAAGTTCAAGGAGATCACCTACGAGCACGCGGAAGGGTTCGCTGCCGGCCAACTCAAACACGGCCCGCTCGCCCTCGTCACCGATGAGACGCCGGTGTTCGCCGTCTCGACAGGTAGTGACAGTGATAGTAAGACGAAGACGAACGCGATCGAGGCCCAGTCCCGCGGCGCGCCGATCGTCGCCGTCGGACCGGACGATCAGTCCCTCGTCGACGTCGCCGACGACCACCTGTCGGTGCCCGACACCCACCCCGTCTGGGCCGGCCTGCTCGCCAACGTCCAACTCCAGTTGCTCTCCTACTACGCCGCGAGACAACTCGACCGCCCGATCGACAAACCGCGCAACCTCGCGAAGAGCGTCACAGTCGAATGA